The following proteins are co-located in the Poecile atricapillus isolate bPoeAtr1 chromosome 2, bPoeAtr1.hap1, whole genome shotgun sequence genome:
- the PTP4A3 gene encoding protein tyrosine phosphatase type IVA 3 isoform X1 — MARMNRPAPVEVCYKNMRFLITHNPTNATLSTFLEDLKKYGATTVVRVCEVTYDKTPLEKDGITVMDWPFDDGAPPPSKIVEDWLNLLKTKFCEDPGCCVAVHCVAGLGRAPVLVALALIESGMKYEDAIQFIRQKRRGAINSKQLTYLEKYRPKQRLRFKDPHNHKNKCCIM, encoded by the exons ATGGCCCGGATGAACCGCCCTGCACCCGTGGAGGTCTGCTACAAAAACATGAGGTTCCTCATCACCCACAACCCCACCAATGCCACACTCAGCACCTTCTTGGAG gaccTGAAGAAATACGGTGCCACCACGGTCGTGCGAGTGTGTGAAGTGACCTATGACAAGACCCCCCTGGAGAAAGACGGCATCACTGTCATG GATTGGCCATTTGATGATGGAGCGCCTCCTCCCAGCAAGATTGTGGAAGATTGGCTCAACTTGTTGAAGACCAAGTTCTGCGAGGACCCCGGTTGCTGCGTGGCCGTGCACTGCGTGGCTGGCCTGGGGCG CGCTCCCGTCCTTGTTGCACTGGCGTTGATCGAGAGTGGGATGAAGTATGAAGATGCCATCCAGTTCATCCGACA GAAGCGCAGAGGAGCCATCAACAGCAAGCAGCTGACGTACTTGGAAAAATACCGACCAAAGCAGAGACTCCGATTTAAGGACCCTCATAACCACAAGAACAAATGCTGCATCATGTAA
- the PTP4A3 gene encoding protein tyrosine phosphatase type IVA 3 isoform X2: MARMNRPAPVEVCYKNMRFLITHNPTNATLSTFLEDLKKYGATTVVRVCEVTYDKTPLEKDGITVMDWPFDDGAPPPSKIVEDWLNLLKTKFCEDPGCCVAVHCVAGLGRAPVLVALALIESGMKYEDAIQFIRHSPCPGTCSWVSKECCWGSAEEPSTASS; encoded by the exons ATGGCCCGGATGAACCGCCCTGCACCCGTGGAGGTCTGCTACAAAAACATGAGGTTCCTCATCACCCACAACCCCACCAATGCCACACTCAGCACCTTCTTGGAG gaccTGAAGAAATACGGTGCCACCACGGTCGTGCGAGTGTGTGAAGTGACCTATGACAAGACCCCCCTGGAGAAAGACGGCATCACTGTCATG GATTGGCCATTTGATGATGGAGCGCCTCCTCCCAGCAAGATTGTGGAAGATTGGCTCAACTTGTTGAAGACCAAGTTCTGCGAGGACCCCGGTTGCTGCGTGGCCGTGCACTGCGTGGCTGGCCTGGGGCG CGCTCCCGTCCTTGTTGCACTGGCGTTGATCGAGAGTGGGATGAAGTATGAAGATGCCATCCAGTTCATCCGACA ctctccttgTCCTGGGACTTGCTCCTGGGTGAGCAAGGAATGCTGCTGGG GAAGCGCAGAGGAGCCATCAACAGCAAGCAGCTGA